From a region of the Armatimonadota bacterium genome:
- a CDS encoding Trm112 family protein — MIDPKLLEILACPACDERPPVELKDDKLVCTKCGRKYPIENGIPVMLVEKATFEE; from the coding sequence ATGATAGATCCAAAACTTCTGGAGATACTTGCATGCCCGGCGTGCGACGAACGTCCGCCAGTTGAGCTAAAGGATGACAAGTTGGTTTGCACAAAGTGCGGACGAAAATATCCAATAGAAAATGGCATTCCTGTAATGCTTGTCGAAAAAGCAACCTTTGAGGAGTAG
- the aroQ gene encoding type II 3-dehydroquinate dehydratase, producing MLKFHIIHGPNLNLLGVREPEIYGSLTLEQINEQIRAHAREVGVHVEINQFNSEGDIVEAIQKSLDWADAIVINPGAYTHYSIAVRDAIAAAKIPTIEVHLSNIHGREKFRQISVTAPVCVGQISGFGAMSYILALDAAKSLVEKR from the coding sequence ATGTTGAAGTTTCATATCATACATGGGCCGAATCTTAATCTTTTAGGAGTCCGGGAGCCCGAAATTTACGGTTCGCTCACCTTGGAACAAATCAACGAGCAGATAAGGGCACACGCAAGAGAGGTCGGCGTCCACGTTGAAATCAACCAGTTTAACTCCGAGGGTGATATCGTGGAGGCGATCCAAAAATCACTTGATTGGGCGGATGCAATCGTGATTAACCCGGGCGCCTATACCCACTACAGTATAGCGGTGCGCGATGCAATTGCAGCGGCGAAAATTCCAACCATTGAGGTACACCTTTCGAACATTCACGGCCGTGAGAAGTTTCGCCAGATATCCGTTACAGCGCCGGTGTGTGTTGGGCAAATCTCAGGGTTCGGAGCAATGAGCTACATCTTAGCGCTTGACGCGGCAAAATCGCTAGTTGAAAAGAGATAG
- a CDS encoding ABC transporter substrate-binding protein — MPRTRIIAAIVVNSVLFVLLQGCLRQTQDNGTGGKIVITVWHPWGGTQAVACEQVVKAFEATHPKIDVRPLFTVNDLSNNQKFFTSVAAKKPPDVTFVDGPQVAEWAEQGALTPLDDFIKSAGIKPDDYFKPCWLQNKYKGRIWALTYCADPNFAFVWNKAHFREVGLDPERPPETIEELDRYVEKLTKWRGFSKGRKLVRIGIIPWSQYGAANSMFTWGWAFGASFYDPKTNTITADNEKAVKALEWMCSYAHKYDVNKISSLEAGFGSAEMNPFYVGKYSMACLHISGVEEIKKYAPNLDYGLGYIPAPPDGEKHSSWVGGWCVAIPKGCRHPKEAWEFIRWTCADAEGTRIVGEKTGLFPGYRKSPYFAKVRGKPQYGMFLKILEECRHQRPVMPAQAYYMGALQRAVDAAIYGRKSPKQALRDARIETQRELDLVMGKEK; from the coding sequence GTGCCGCGGACTAGGATAATTGCCGCAATAGTTGTAAATTCTGTCCTATTTGTTTTACTTCAAGGGTGTTTACGTCAAACGCAAGATAACGGTACTGGTGGAAAGATTGTTATCACAGTTTGGCACCCTTGGGGTGGCACCCAAGCCGTCGCCTGCGAACAGGTAGTAAAGGCATTTGAAGCCACGCATCCTAAAATTGACGTTCGCCCGCTTTTCACTGTCAATGATCTTTCAAACAACCAGAAGTTCTTTACGTCGGTAGCCGCAAAAAAACCTCCGGACGTAACGTTTGTTGACGGCCCGCAAGTCGCGGAGTGGGCTGAGCAAGGCGCGTTGACACCGCTTGACGATTTTATTAAATCTGCGGGTATTAAACCAGACGACTATTTTAAGCCATGCTGGTTGCAGAATAAATACAAAGGTAGGATTTGGGCGCTAACATACTGTGCAGACCCAAATTTTGCCTTTGTTTGGAACAAAGCTCATTTTCGTGAAGTCGGACTCGACCCTGAAAGGCCGCCAGAAACCATCGAAGAGCTAGACCGCTATGTAGAGAAGCTGACGAAGTGGCGAGGGTTTTCGAAAGGAAGAAAGCTTGTTCGGATAGGAATTATCCCCTGGTCGCAGTACGGCGCGGCAAATTCAATGTTTACATGGGGATGGGCATTTGGTGCGTCATTTTATGATCCCAAAACTAACACCATCACCGCCGATAACGAGAAAGCTGTAAAAGCCCTGGAATGGATGTGTTCTTATGCCCACAAGTATGATGTGAATAAGATCTCGAGCTTAGAAGCAGGTTTCGGTTCAGCCGAAATGAACCCATTTTATGTAGGGAAGTATTCTATGGCTTGCCTACATATATCGGGTGTCGAGGAGATAAAGAAGTATGCACCGAACCTTGACTATGGACTTGGATACATTCCCGCTCCGCCCGACGGCGAGAAACACAGCTCTTGGGTAGGCGGTTGGTGTGTGGCGATTCCAAAAGGCTGTCGGCATCCTAAAGAAGCTTGGGAATTCATCAGGTGGACATGCGCAGACGCTGAGGGTACAAGGATTGTAGGGGAAAAAACAGGGCTATTCCCTGGTTATCGGAAGTCGCCTTATTTTGCAAAGGTTCGCGGGAAGCCCCAGTATGGCATGTTTCTCAAGATACTTGAGGAATGCCGCCATCAAAGGCCTGTTATGCCCGCGCAGGCATATTATATGGGTGCTTTGCAAAGAGCCGTGGACGCAGCAATATATGGTCGAAAGTCGCCCAAGCAGGCACTTCGTGATGCTCGAATTGAAACTCAGCGCGAGCTCGACCTCGTGATGGGTAAAGAAAAATAA
- a CDS encoding Xaa-Pro peptidase family protein: MSKRLERLRNELMAAGVDAFLVSQIENVRYLSGFTGSFAFLVITLQDAYFLTDARYIEQVSQECQGYVIEEFQGGWTKKASELIKTLGVHKVGFESAHLSYNAWNALREQLEKIELIALDDIIGRLRTVKDEEEILAIREAANIADLAFKYIKGLLKPGISEKEIAIEIDFFIRKNGAEREAFETLVASGPRSALPHGKPTDKIVSEGELLLLDFGARWQGYHSDITRTVVIGQMHPKQIEIHEIVLEAQARAIKAIRPGLPGGDIDKIARDYITEKGYGEYFGHGLGHGIGLAVHDGVNGGRILGRGSKIILDAGMVVTVEPGIYIPGWGGVRIEDDVLVTKSGAEVLTHSSRDLSIFAK, from the coding sequence ATGTCTAAACGGTTGGAGCGGCTTAGAAATGAGCTTATGGCGGCCGGAGTTGACGCTTTCCTCGTCTCGCAAATTGAAAATGTACGCTACCTAAGTGGATTTACCGGCTCATTTGCGTTTTTGGTTATTACTCTCCAGGATGCTTATTTTCTAACCGACGCCCGCTATATAGAGCAGGTGTCTCAGGAGTGTCAGGGATATGTTATTGAGGAGTTCCAGGGGGGTTGGACCAAAAAAGCTTCCGAATTAATTAAAACTCTTGGGGTTCACAAAGTTGGCTTCGAGTCGGCGCACCTTAGCTACAATGCATGGAACGCACTTAGGGAACAGCTGGAAAAAATCGAGCTTATTGCATTAGATGACATCATCGGCAGACTTCGCACTGTAAAAGACGAGGAAGAGATTTTAGCGATTAGGGAGGCTGCGAATATCGCCGACTTGGCTTTTAAATACATCAAAGGGCTTCTAAAGCCCGGCATCTCGGAGAAGGAAATTGCAATTGAGATAGACTTCTTCATTCGAAAAAATGGCGCCGAAAGGGAGGCATTCGAAACCCTGGTAGCTTCAGGCCCCAGGTCTGCCCTCCCACACGGCAAACCAACAGACAAGATTGTCTCGGAAGGCGAACTATTGTTACTCGATTTTGGCGCAAGATGGCAAGGCTATCATTCGGATATAACTCGCACCGTCGTCATTGGGCAAATGCATCCAAAGCAGATAGAGATTCATGAGATCGTTCTCGAAGCCCAGGCTAGGGCTATAAAAGCCATACGTCCAGGATTGCCGGGGGGAGATATTGACAAAATCGCAAGGGACTACATCACTGAAAAAGGATATGGTGAGTATTTCGGCCATGGCTTGGGACACGGAATTGGGCTTGCTGTGCATGATGGCGTGAATGGAGGTAGAATTCTGGGCAGGGGGAGCAAAATCATACTAGATGCTGGCATGGTTGTTACGGTTGAGCCTGGGATTTATATCCCAGGCTGGGGGGGAGTTAGAATAGAAGATGATGTTTTGGTAACAAAGTCGGGTGCCGAAGTTCTTACGCATTCCTCACGAGACCTTAGTATTTTTGCAAAGTAG